A genomic window from Candidatus Binatus sp. includes:
- a CDS encoding AI-2E family transporter: MVVAEIEKQAEQPYGESDDSFALLWVAGPVCALIIATGALYLGRSVLLPLAIALILSVVFSPAATRLERYFGRLISAALVVLVVIGAISAIGYFLTIELTTVADQVAGYSDNIGNKLAALEKTTPPWLQHIKDAVSDVQRRVASTNPAPRQPHEVMAIPVPTSLSDSLRPVIPIVDGMLKTLLIIMLLFFLLYSRKDLRDRFVRLAARGRIPIAAQAIETAGYTVGRYLLLFSAINLAYGIAAGTIAWFLGLPSAPLWGLLAFLLRFIPYVGAISSALLPALVAFALFPGWSKALEILGGFVIIDQVAAQFAEPFIIGHGIDVSPVALLISAMYWYWLWGIPGLLLSTPLTACLKVAGDFIPPLGFLSVLLGANRVLDDYHDFYRLLLELNPSGARDVAIRYCDENGLERTFDEVIAPALLLMGNERAEGHISDENQRLIIDTTHQLIAELGNRFIKPRISPSVRVLGVLAPGELHFLGLMMLLELLRQEGVVATFTGENKSPDEISDLVKRFTPDFVFISCITADCLRATLELVVALRSISPRVTIIAGGEAALHQSTELINAGCSQICANPSEARRAIRRFILQRAKSRLPFGALLPRRYAPVTLPATEKAK, translated from the coding sequence ATGGTAGTGGCGGAAATCGAAAAGCAAGCAGAGCAACCGTACGGCGAAAGTGACGATAGTTTCGCGCTGCTATGGGTTGCCGGACCGGTTTGCGCACTGATCATCGCTACCGGCGCTTTGTATCTGGGCAGATCGGTCCTGCTTCCGCTGGCGATAGCACTGATTCTGAGCGTGGTCTTCAGTCCCGCCGCAACCCGCCTCGAGCGCTACTTCGGGCGCCTCATAAGCGCCGCACTAGTAGTACTAGTGGTAATCGGCGCTATTTCGGCGATTGGGTATTTTCTGACTATTGAACTGACTACTGTTGCCGACCAGGTCGCTGGATACTCGGACAATATCGGAAACAAATTGGCGGCGCTTGAAAAAACCACGCCCCCATGGCTCCAGCACATCAAGGATGCGGTTTCCGACGTTCAGCGTCGCGTGGCAAGCACCAATCCTGCCCCCCGCCAGCCCCATGAAGTGATGGCTATCCCGGTTCCGACCTCTCTCAGCGACAGCCTGAGGCCGGTTATTCCGATCGTCGATGGCATGCTCAAGACGCTGCTCATCATCATGCTGCTGTTTTTTCTGCTTTACAGCCGAAAGGATTTGCGCGATCGATTTGTCCGGCTCGCGGCACGCGGAAGAATTCCGATCGCAGCGCAAGCGATAGAAACCGCGGGTTACACCGTCGGCCGTTACCTGCTGCTTTTTTCGGCGATCAATCTCGCGTACGGCATCGCCGCCGGAACCATAGCCTGGTTTCTCGGGCTGCCGAGCGCCCCGCTGTGGGGTCTGCTCGCATTCCTGTTGCGGTTCATTCCATATGTCGGCGCGATCAGCTCGGCGCTGCTGCCGGCGCTAGTCGCCTTTGCGTTGTTTCCCGGATGGAGCAAAGCGCTCGAGATACTTGGCGGCTTTGTGATTATCGATCAGGTTGCGGCGCAGTTTGCCGAACCATTTATCATCGGGCATGGGATTGACGTCTCTCCGGTGGCGTTGCTGATATCGGCGATGTACTGGTATTGGCTGTGGGGAATACCCGGGCTGCTGCTTTCGACGCCGTTGACAGCTTGTCTTAAGGTTGCGGGCGACTTTATCCCTCCGCTGGGGTTTCTCTCGGTTCTGCTCGGGGCAAACCGCGTTCTCGACGACTACCACGACTTCTACCGCTTGCTGCTTGAACTCAACCCGTCAGGCGCGAGAGATGTTGCTATCCGCTATTGCGATGAGAATGGCCTGGAGCGAACCTTTGACGAGGTGATTGCGCCGGCGCTGCTACTGATGGGTAACGAGCGCGCGGAAGGCCATATCAGTGACGAGAACCAGCGGCTCATCATCGATACAACCCATCAACTGATTGCTGAACTTGGAAACAGGTTCATCAAACCGCGCATTTCTCCGAGCGTGCGAGTGCTGGGCGTGTTGGCGCCCGGCGAGCTGCACTTCCTGGGGTTGATGATGTTGCTCGAGCTGCTACGCCAAGAAGGCGTGGTCGCAACCTTTACCGGAGAGAATAAATCACCGGACGAGATTTCCGATCTGGTCAAACGGTTCACGCCGGACTTCGTCTTCATCTCGTGCATAACCGCCGACTGTTTGCGGGCCACGCTGGAACTGGTGGTGGCTTTAAGATCCATTTCGCCTCGCGTGACGATCATTGCAGGCGGGGAGGCAGCGTTACACCAGTCGACCGAGCTCATAAATGCGGGATGTTCCCAGATCTGCGCCAACCCCAGCGAAGCCCGCCGCGCGATCCGGCGCTTCATTCTCCAACGCGCGAAATCCCGGCTCCCCTTCGGAGCGCTCTTGCCGCGACGCTATGCACCCGTGACGCTACCCGCAACCGAAAAAGCAAAATGA
- the cydB gene encoding cytochrome d ubiquinol oxidase subunit II has translation MKEAHTETLWFCLVAIMFAGYAVFDGFDLGAGIVHLFVARTEAERRSVLASVGPVWDGNEVWLVAGGGILFFAFPVVYASGFQGFYLPLIIVLWLLILRGIAIEFRNKVSSLVWYPLWDVVFAGASALLAIFFGAAIGNVVRGVPLDRSGFFFLPLWANLRLMPTAGILDWFTIIVALGSLAALTVHGALWVAMKTAGAVAARAHKAAEVAWWAALVITALLVIIVPLVQPHLGHRFRDAPWGFVFPLAAATGMFGMKLLSSAGRATGAFLASCLYIVGMLTSAAFGLYPYLLPSSTDPAAGLAVYNSAAATYGLTVGLYWFIPGMALVAVYFVFVYRLSAEEKIPH, from the coding sequence TTGAAGGAGGCGCATACGGAAACGCTCTGGTTCTGCCTGGTGGCGATAATGTTCGCCGGGTACGCCGTGTTCGACGGGTTCGATCTCGGCGCCGGCATCGTCCATCTCTTCGTCGCGCGCACCGAGGCCGAACGCCGCTCGGTGCTGGCCTCGGTGGGCCCGGTGTGGGACGGCAACGAGGTGTGGCTGGTGGCCGGCGGCGGCATCCTGTTTTTCGCCTTTCCCGTGGTTTATGCCTCGGGTTTCCAAGGATTTTATCTGCCGCTGATAATCGTGCTCTGGCTCCTCATCCTGCGCGGCATCGCGATCGAGTTCCGCAACAAGGTTTCGAGCCTGGTGTGGTATCCGTTGTGGGACGTGGTGTTCGCCGGCGCCAGCGCGCTGCTCGCGATCTTCTTCGGCGCCGCGATCGGCAACGTCGTGCGCGGGGTTCCGCTTGACCGCTCGGGCTTCTTCTTCCTGCCGCTGTGGGCCAACCTGCGTCTGATGCCCACGGCCGGGATCCTCGACTGGTTCACGATAATCGTCGCACTGGGAAGCCTCGCGGCGCTCACCGTGCATGGAGCGCTGTGGGTCGCGATGAAGACCGCGGGCGCCGTCGCGGCGCGCGCCCACAAAGCCGCCGAGGTGGCGTGGTGGGCGGCGCTGGTCATCACCGCGCTGCTGGTGATCATCGTTCCGCTGGTCCAGCCGCACCTCGGCCACCGCTTTCGGGACGCCCCCTGGGGATTCGTCTTTCCGCTTGCTGCCGCAACCGGGATGTTCGGGATGAAGCTGTTGAGCAGCGCCGGGCGCGCGACGGGCGCCTTCCTCGCCTCCTGCCTGTACATCGTCGGGATGCTCACCAGCGCGGCGTTCGGCCTCTATCCGTATCTTTTGCCGTCGAGCACCGACCCGGCCGCTGGGCTGGCGGTTTATAACAGCGCCGCCGCAACCTACGGCCTCACCGTGGGCCTTTACTGGTTCATCCCCGGCATGGCGCTGGTCGCGGTCTATTTCGTGTTCGTGTACCGCCTCAGCGCCGAAGAGAAAATCCCTCACTGA
- a CDS encoding cytochrome ubiquinol oxidase subunit I — MDALTVHRLHFAFTAVFHYLFPQLTMGLALLLVILKTQALRTGKECYNHAARFWGRIFGINFAMGVVTGIPMEFQFGTNWALFSRASGGVIGQTLAMEGVFSFFLESSFLGAFLFGERRLGPRLHWLSAFLVFLGAWLSGFFIIATNAWMQHPVGYQLLPDGRFALASFWALLLNQWAWWQYMHTMTASVVTASVVMAALGAFYLLTRQHLEYGRMFVAMGVTAGLIASCILIFPTGDVQGRNIAYDQPATLAAMEGLFTNERGAPLMLVGQPNMSEKKLDNPIYLPRLLSFLTYRRWKAEVKGLDAFPEDRWPDNIPLLYFAYHIMAGLGTIFVAVLALAAYMLWRGRLYDTPLLLWALMLLAPFPYIATTAGWLTAEVGRQPWVVYGLMRTAVGSSVEVSAGNAMFTLIGFAGMYSLLAVLFLFLLYLEVQRGPEAAAEEHGAANGSGSALAAD; from the coding sequence ATGGACGCACTCACGGTTCATCGCCTGCACTTCGCGTTCACCGCGGTGTTCCACTACCTGTTTCCCCAGCTCACGATGGGTCTGGCGCTGCTGCTGGTCATCCTGAAGACTCAAGCGCTCAGGACGGGCAAGGAGTGCTACAACCACGCCGCCCGGTTCTGGGGCCGTATCTTCGGGATCAATTTCGCGATGGGAGTGGTCACCGGGATCCCGATGGAGTTTCAGTTCGGGACCAACTGGGCGCTTTTTTCGCGCGCAAGCGGCGGCGTCATCGGTCAGACGCTCGCGATGGAGGGAGTATTTTCATTCTTCCTTGAATCGAGCTTTCTCGGCGCCTTCCTGTTCGGGGAACGGCGCCTGGGGCCCCGCCTGCACTGGCTCAGCGCCTTCCTGGTGTTCCTCGGCGCATGGCTTTCCGGCTTCTTCATCATCGCGACCAACGCCTGGATGCAGCATCCGGTCGGCTACCAGCTTTTGCCCGACGGCCGCTTCGCGCTGGCGAGCTTCTGGGCGTTGCTCCTGAATCAATGGGCCTGGTGGCAGTATATGCACACCATGACCGCCTCGGTGGTGACGGCCAGCGTGGTGATGGCGGCGCTCGGCGCCTTCTACCTGCTTACCCGCCAGCACCTCGAGTACGGACGGATGTTCGTCGCGATGGGAGTGACGGCGGGGCTGATAGCCTCCTGCATCCTGATTTTCCCGACCGGAGACGTCCAAGGCAGGAACATCGCCTATGACCAGCCGGCCACGCTGGCGGCGATGGAGGGACTGTTCACCAACGAACGCGGCGCGCCGCTCATGCTGGTAGGGCAGCCCAACATGAGCGAGAAAAAGCTCGACAATCCCATCTACCTGCCGCGGCTGCTGAGCTTTCTTACCTACCGGCGATGGAAGGCCGAGGTGAAAGGGCTCGACGCCTTTCCCGAGGACCGCTGGCCCGACAACATCCCGCTGCTCTACTTCGCCTACCACATCATGGCGGGCCTGGGCACAATCTTCGTCGCGGTGCTCGCGCTTGCGGCCTACATGCTCTGGCGCGGGCGGCTTTACGATACGCCGTTGCTGCTGTGGGCGCTGATGCTGCTCGCTCCGTTTCCCTATATTGCCACGACCGCTGGATGGTTAACCGCGGAGGTCGGCCGCCAACCGTGGGTCGTCTATGGGCTGATGCGGACGGCCGTCGGCAGCTCAGTCGAGGTTTCCGCGGGCAACGCGATGTTCACCCTGATCGGCTTTGCCGGGATGTACAGCCTGCTCGCGGTGCTGTTCCTGTTCCTGCTCTACCTTGAAGTGCAGCGGGGACCCGAGGCGGCGGCGGAAGAGCACGGTGCGGCCAACGGCAGCGGGTCGGCGCTTGCGGCCGATTGA
- a CDS encoding transporter substrate-binding domain-containing protein, which produces MAVYVDPPFVARTSTGFGGFAIELWETIAAANGWKIEYVEAKTLPELINMVSEGQAQVGVTDLFITSNRLKKIDFSQPYFESGLQVMVNSNRRAGLAELFRGLYEWGHVRIFAVAFGAMIVATLVLAILDRRLDPEFPRDWLSGLAESFYHVMSTAAAGSSSHKRLISGPVGHLLAGIFLASGVIAIAYITSSMTSVMTIDKIRGHIVSFQDLAGKKVGSIAGSTGEIYCESAGFDTQTFDGLQGAVQALTQRRVDAIVYDSPILRYYNKQHPELQLNEVGAVFKPQQYGFALPLNSPIRRAIDEELLKLREDGYTNNLNRKYFADTK; this is translated from the coding sequence GTGGCCGTTTACGTCGATCCACCGTTCGTCGCCAGAACCTCGACTGGTTTTGGCGGCTTTGCAATCGAGCTATGGGAAACGATTGCGGCGGCGAATGGCTGGAAGATCGAATACGTGGAAGCCAAAACGCTGCCAGAACTAATAAACATGGTGAGCGAAGGTCAGGCGCAGGTGGGGGTGACCGATCTTTTCATCACCAGCAATCGTCTCAAGAAAATAGATTTTTCACAGCCCTACTTTGAATCCGGCCTTCAGGTGATGGTCAACTCCAACCGAAGAGCCGGCCTGGCTGAACTTTTCAGGGGCCTATATGAATGGGGCCACGTGCGAATCTTCGCCGTCGCGTTCGGCGCCATGATTGTAGCGACACTGGTACTGGCGATTCTCGACCGCAGACTGGACCCCGAATTTCCCCGCGACTGGCTGAGCGGATTGGCGGAATCATTCTATCACGTCATGTCGACGGCGGCGGCCGGCAGTTCATCTCACAAGCGTTTGATATCCGGACCTGTCGGCCACTTGCTGGCAGGGATCTTTCTGGCGTCCGGCGTGATCGCGATCGCTTACATCACATCGAGTATGACCAGCGTGATGACGATCGACAAAATCCGCGGTCATATAGTCAGCTTTCAGGACCTGGCGGGAAAAAAGGTGGGTAGCATCGCGGGCAGCACCGGCGAGATCTACTGCGAATCCGCAGGGTTTGACACGCAGACTTTTGACGGCCTCCAAGGCGCCGTTCAGGCGCTCACGCAGCGCCGGGTTGATGCGATCGTGTACGATTCGCCGATATTGCGATATTACAACAAACAGCATCCCGAGCTGCAGCTCAACGAGGTTGGCGCTGTGTTCAAGCCCCAGCAATACGGATTTGCTCTGCCGTTGAACAGCCCGATTCGCAGGGCGATCGATGAAGAACTGCTCAAACTAAGGGAAGATGGGTACACGAACAACCTCAATCGGAAGTATTTCGCTGATACCAAATAG
- a CDS encoding HPF/RaiA family ribosome-associated protein: MQRPVQITSRDFQLTPAMEAQIRERADDLQLYFVRLTGCHVVVEAPVHHHRKGGPFNVRIDLRVPRAELSVNRQSADDLAVAIRDAFDAARRRLEDHLRELRRDVKAHELPSVGRVARIFPKEGYGFLETPDNREIYFHRHSVLDEHFDALAPGTAVRFAEEEGDEGPQASTVAIVGGKRLR; encoded by the coding sequence CTCGCGTGATTTTCAATTGACTCCCGCCATGGAGGCGCAGATCCGCGAACGCGCCGACGACCTACAGCTCTACTTCGTACGGCTCACCGGATGCCACGTCGTGGTCGAGGCTCCGGTTCATCACCACCGCAAAGGAGGCCCGTTCAACGTTCGGATCGATCTCCGCGTGCCGCGTGCGGAGCTCTCCGTCAACCGGCAGTCGGCCGATGATTTGGCGGTCGCGATCAGAGACGCATTCGATGCCGCCCGGCGTCGCCTCGAGGATCATCTTCGCGAGCTCAGGCGTGACGTCAAAGCACACGAGCTGCCGTCGGTCGGCCGGGTTGCTCGCATTTTCCCGAAAGAGGGCTACGGCTTCCTCGAAACGCCGGACAACCGCGAGATCTACTTCCATCGCCACAGCGTCCTCGACGAGCATTTCGACGCTCTGGCGCCCGGAACCGCGGTGCGCTTTGCCGAGGAGGAGGGTGATGAAGGTCCGCAGGCGAGCACCGTCGCGATCGTCGGGGGCAAGCGACTCCGGTAG